TATGACGAACTCCAGCGATGGTGCCATCGTTAAGGTTAAAATGACTAACTTCCATAACAGCCTTTGGTAAAGAATCTGGCTCGATCGCAAAACTGTGATTTTGGCTGGTAATTTCTACTCGTTGTTGTAAACCTGCTGGCTGATTTAAGCCCCTATGACCAAATTTCAGCTTAAAAGTCTCAGCGCCGAGGGCATGACCTATAATTTGATGTCCCAAGCAGATCCCAAACATGGGTTTTTGCGCCCCAAGAAGTACCTTTGTGGTTTCAATGCCTTCGCTAACGGCGGCTGGATCTCCAGGACCGTTGGAAAGAAAGATCCCATCCGGGTTGTATTTTAGTATCTCCTCAGGCGGGGTATTGGCGGGAACGACGATCACTCGACAGCCATAACTGGCTAATCGACGCAAAATGTTGCGTTTCACACCAAAGTCAAGAGCAACAACAGTAAATATTTCTCCACTGTTAACCCCGGATACATCGTTATATTCCCAAACAGAGTTTGTTGGTTCCGACCATTCATATATATCTGATGTGGTGACTTCTCGAACAAGATTCAACCCCTTCATGTTGGGGGAAGCTTGTACCTGTTCTAACAACTCAGCCTCATCAAGAATGTTGGTCGAAATACCACCGTTCATAGCTCCAAACATCCGAATTTTGCGAGTCAATGCCCGAGTATCAATTCCATAAATACCCGGTATTTCGTGTTGTTTGAGGTAATTGGGTAAAGATTGTGTCGATCGCCAGTTACTTGGACGGTGACAAATATTTCGGGCGATCGCACCCCGTACTTGGGGTCTATTTGATTCCTCATCCTCTGGATTAACACCAGTGTTTCCCAATTCGGGGTAAGTAAACAAGACTATCTGACCGCAATAACTGGGATCGGTCAGCACTTCTTGATATCCTGTCATACCAGTATTAAATACCACCTCGCCAATTGTGGTTTTAGTGGCACCAAATGACCAACCGCGATAGGTCGTTCCATCTGCCAAAACAAGAATAGCGGGTATTGCGTCAGATAGGGGCATAAAGGAGTAGGGGGTAGGGGGTAGGGAGTAGGGAGTAGGGGGTAGAGAATTGCTTTCTTCCCCATTCCCCACTCCCCATTCCCTATTCCCTCTATACTGCGATGTATGATTATGCCATAAATCATTGATTTCGTCTCGAAAAAGAATTGTTAATAAAAACTTAAGAATTAAATACACAAAATCTTTAAACACAAATTAGGAGTGATAGTAGATTTATAGGAGAGAATTAATTGGTAAAGGTCTCATGGAATAAGTTGGAAAATTTAGATATCTAATTTTTCCTCAAAAATCTAACTTTTTGGCAGTTATCTTTGCTAAAATGTGCTATAATAGCGGAAATTTACCCCGAAGTTACAGCTAAGCGCTAATATCTTAGGAAGTGTGGGTAAAAATACATATTTTATTATCCTCAAAAGCCTGTGTGAAAGCTGAAAAGCAAGGTTTACCAGCGATCCAAGTAGTCAATCGGACATTGGCATGATGACTGGTAAGGGCTAGTGGTTCCGCCCATACGTTCTCGAAGTGTGGATTACTCAGCTTGTATAGTGGTGACAAGTTTCACAAAGCTATTGCTGTAGCGTACCCATCGGGAGCGAGAAGAGGAAAGAAGTTATAAGATGTCCGTAAACTTCCAACTTTCAGGATCACCAGACGGGTAAAATTTTATTAATTATGCTTCAGCCCATTTTATCCCGTGCAGCGTTAATTATTGTCTCATCGATACTGGCGGTTTTAGCAGTTGCTTGTCAACAAGGTCAACAGGCTGCAACCAAGACAAGTGAAGATGAGCAGTACCTGCCTACTGAAAAAAAGGTTGCCCCGCCAACTGCCACAACGGTAGAAAAGCCAACTATCCCGCAACTAAAACCGGTCAGGCAACAACCGTCTGAAATTGAATTGAGTTATTTTGAACAAGGCTTGGATAAAGCAGTTGGTGCTTTAAGCATCAGCCAGTCTGCTCAATCCTCAGAAGATTGGAAGCTAGTGGCAACCGAGCTGGGAGACGCCATCTCGCTGATGAAAAAAGTACCAGTTGATAGCCCTTATTTCAGTAGCGCCCAAGCAAAAGTACTGGACTACCAACGCCAGCTAAAATATGCTGTGCAGAGAGCAACACGTCCTGTCACTCCACCACTTATAATACCCGCACCACCAAATACTGTTGTGGCTCTGGCTCCGACCATCCCTCCTGCACCACAAAACTTTAATCAAAAACCCCCAGCCTGGATACCAAAAAAACCGTCTCTACCTCCATCAAAACCAAATATAGTTCCGGTTAAACAAAAACAAGCATATTCAATTCCAATTGCAGTTCCAAAACCTAACGAACCACCAGTATATCGAGCGGCCATCAAGAGAAGATTGGGTGGTACGCCAATCATTGAAGTGACTTTCAACGGCATTCAGAGTTTTGAGATGATTCTCGATACCGGAGCAAGTGGGACAGTCATTACTCAAAAAATGGCAATTGCT
This genomic interval from Scytonema hofmannii PCC 7110 contains the following:
- a CDS encoding retropepsin-like aspartic protease family protein translates to MLQPILSRAALIIVSSILAVLAVACQQGQQAATKTSEDEQYLPTEKKVAPPTATTVEKPTIPQLKPVRQQPSEIELSYFEQGLDKAVGALSISQSAQSSEDWKLVATELGDAISLMKKVPVDSPYFSSAQAKVLDYQRQLKYAVQRATRPVTPPLIIPAPPNTVVALAPTIPPAPQNFNQKPPAWIPKKPSLPPSKPNIVPVKQKQAYSIPIAVPKPNEPPVYRAAIKRRLGGTPIIEVTFNGIQSFEMILDTGASGTVITQKMAIALGVVPVTKAKANTASSKAVEFPVGYIDSMEVGGVKTRQLPVAIAGAELDTGLLGHDFFGNYDITIKRDIVEFRPQLHPHKKSNEEPEVSFPPLPKEPQAREPQLIEVPAPN
- the carA gene encoding glutamine-hydrolyzing carbamoyl-phosphate synthase small subunit, producing the protein MPLSDAIPAILVLADGTTYRGWSFGATKTTIGEVVFNTGMTGYQEVLTDPSYCGQIVLFTYPELGNTGVNPEDEESNRPQVRGAIARNICHRPSNWRSTQSLPNYLKQHEIPGIYGIDTRALTRKIRMFGAMNGGISTNILDEAELLEQVQASPNMKGLNLVREVTTSDIYEWSEPTNSVWEYNDVSGVNSGEIFTVVALDFGVKRNILRRLASYGCRVIVVPANTPPEEILKYNPDGIFLSNGPGDPAAVSEGIETTKVLLGAQKPMFGICLGHQIIGHALGAETFKLKFGHRGLNQPAGLQQRVEITSQNHSFAIEPDSLPKAVMEVSHFNLNDGTIAGVRHKSLPIFSVQYHPEASPGPHDADYLFEQFVQQMRLSR